In Bradyrhizobium lablabi, one DNA window encodes the following:
- a CDS encoding DUF1304 domain-containing protein, which yields MNAIANLLVALVAVLHLYFLTLEMFLWTKPLGLKTFHNTPEKAADSAVLAANQGLYNGFLAAGLIWGLLHGAPAFAFQIKVFFLLCVIVAGVYGAATVSRRILYVQAAPAALALILLWLA from the coding sequence ATGAACGCAATCGCCAATCTATTGGTGGCGCTGGTCGCCGTGCTGCACCTCTATTTTCTGACTTTGGAAATGTTTCTCTGGACCAAGCCGCTCGGCCTCAAGACGTTTCATAACACGCCCGAGAAGGCCGCCGATTCCGCGGTGCTGGCCGCCAATCAGGGGCTTTATAACGGCTTTCTGGCCGCCGGGCTCATTTGGGGACTGCTGCACGGCGCGCCCGCCTTCGCGTTCCAGATCAAGGTCTTCTTTCTGCTGTGCGTGATCGTCGCCGGCGTCTATGGCGCCGCAACTGTCAGCCGTCGGATTCTTTACGTGCAGGCGGCGCCGGCTGCGCTCGCGCTGATCCTGCTCTGGCTGGCGTGA
- a CDS encoding ABC transporter substrate-binding protein, with protein MRNGLFRLIAGTVVAIALSASSAYAQKKYDTGATDTEIKIGQTVPFSGPASAYAGIGKTQAAYLKMINDQGGINGRMLNLIQYDDSYSPPKAVEQVRKLVEGDEVLFTFQIIGTPSNAAVQKYLNAKKVPQLLASTGASRFSDWKTAPWTIAFNPNYQSEGRIYAKYILQNYPNAKIGILYQNDDLGRDYITGLKSGLGDKAATMIIGEVSYELTDPTIDSQIVKLKSLGADLLYDASTPKFAAQAIKKVADLAWKPVHILDINASPVSATLKPAGLDISKDIISTNYGKDPGDPQWKDDAGLKAYFAFMDKYYPEGDKLNTVNTYGYSTAELLVHILRQCGDDLTRENVMRQATSIRNFTPSLALPGMTINTSPTDYRLNKQMQMMKFNGERWELFGPIIEDTGPSG; from the coding sequence ATGAGGAACGGACTTTTTCGTCTGATCGCCGGCACAGTCGTCGCGATCGCGCTGTCGGCATCGTCCGCTTACGCGCAGAAGAAATACGATACCGGCGCCACCGATACCGAGATCAAGATCGGCCAGACCGTGCCGTTCTCGGGCCCCGCCTCCGCCTATGCCGGCATCGGCAAGACCCAGGCCGCCTATCTCAAGATGATCAACGACCAGGGCGGCATCAATGGCCGCATGCTCAATCTGATCCAGTATGACGATTCCTATTCGCCGCCCAAAGCTGTCGAGCAGGTGCGCAAATTGGTCGAAGGCGACGAGGTGCTGTTCACCTTCCAGATCATCGGCACACCGTCGAACGCCGCCGTGCAAAAATACCTCAACGCCAAGAAAGTGCCGCAGCTGCTCGCCTCCACCGGCGCGTCGCGCTTCTCGGATTGGAAAACCGCGCCCTGGACGATTGCGTTCAATCCCAACTACCAGTCCGAGGGGCGGATTTACGCAAAGTATATTCTGCAAAATTATCCCAACGCCAAGATCGGCATCCTCTACCAGAATGATGATCTCGGCCGCGACTACATCACCGGCCTCAAAAGCGGCCTCGGCGACAAGGCCGCGACGATGATCATCGGCGAAGTGTCCTACGAATTGACCGACCCGACCATCGATTCGCAAATCGTCAAATTGAAATCGCTCGGCGCCGATCTGCTCTACGACGCCTCGACGCCGAAATTCGCGGCGCAGGCGATCAAGAAGGTTGCCGACCTCGCCTGGAAGCCGGTCCACATCCTCGACATCAATGCGAGCCCGGTATCGGCGACACTCAAGCCGGCGGGTCTCGATATCTCCAAGGACATCATCTCCACCAATTACGGCAAGGACCCCGGCGATCCCCAATGGAAGGACGACGCCGGCTTGAAAGCCTATTTCGCCTTCATGGACAAATATTACCCGGAGGGCGACAAGCTCAACACCGTCAACACCTACGGCTATTCGACCGCGGAATTATTGGTGCACATCCTGCGCCAGTGCGGCGACGACCTGACCCGCGAAAACGTCATGCGGCAGGCGACCAGCATCAGGAACTTCACGCCCAGCCTGGCGCTGCCCGGCATGACCATCAATACCTCGCCGACGGATTACCGCCTCAACAAGCAGATGCAGATGATGAAGTTCAATGGCGAACGTTGGGAGCTGTTCGGCCCGATCATCGAGGATACCGGCCCGTCGGGTTAG
- a CDS encoding DUF1330 domain-containing protein, with translation MTGHIDPTKEVFAAFRDNNREGPIHMLNLVRLNDRAAYPDGRSATGAEAYAAYGRDSGPVFSRLGGKIVWQGRFELMLIGPADERWDHCFIAEYPSVSAFVEMIRDPLYREAVKHRQAAVKDSRLIRLAPLALGKTFGEIPA, from the coding sequence ATGACAGGCCATATCGATCCGACCAAGGAAGTGTTTGCGGCATTTCGCGACAATAACCGCGAAGGCCCGATCCACATGCTTAATCTGGTGCGGCTGAACGACCGCGCCGCCTATCCCGACGGGCGTAGCGCCACCGGTGCGGAAGCCTATGCCGCCTACGGCCGCGACAGCGGGCCGGTGTTTTCTAGGCTCGGCGGCAAGATCGTGTGGCAGGGCCGGTTCGAGTTGATGTTGATCGGCCCCGCCGACGAGCGCTGGGATCATTGCTTCATCGCGGAATACCCAAGCGTCTCTGCCTTCGTCGAAATGATCCGCGATCCGCTCTACCGCGAAGCCGTGAAACATCGCCAGGCCGCAGTGAAGGACTCCCGGCTGATCCGCCTTGCGCCGCTCGCCCTCGGCAAGACGTTTGGCGAGATTCCGGCCTAG
- a CDS encoding PaaI family thioesterase, protein MDIAGKTYGTVSADRQKEMSGLEFVQGLVDGTLPLNTIAKTLGYDVTEAVNGRVVVTAEPGDNHLNPAGTVHGGLTATLLDSCMGLAIQSTLEKGVGQTTLEFKISLLRPITPETGMIRAEGVVLSRGRRVGTAEGRVIDGQGRLLAHGTTTCLIFQS, encoded by the coding sequence ATGGACATCGCCGGCAAGACCTACGGGACCGTCAGCGCCGACAGGCAGAAAGAGATGAGCGGCCTGGAATTCGTCCAGGGGCTCGTCGACGGGACGTTGCCGCTCAATACGATCGCAAAGACCCTGGGCTATGACGTGACCGAGGCGGTGAACGGGCGCGTCGTCGTCACCGCCGAGCCCGGCGACAATCATCTCAATCCTGCGGGCACCGTGCACGGTGGTCTGACGGCTACGCTGCTCGACAGCTGCATGGGACTGGCTATCCAGTCCACGCTTGAGAAAGGCGTCGGGCAGACCACGCTCGAGTTCAAGATTTCGCTGCTGCGGCCGATCACGCCTGAGACCGGGATGATCAGGGCGGAGGGTGTTGTGCTGAGCCGCGGCCGGCGGGTTGGCACCGCCGAGGGTCGCGTCATCGATGGCCAGGGGCGCCTGCTCGCCCACGGCACGACCACCTGCCTGATTTTTCAGAGCTGA
- a CDS encoding AlkA N-terminal domain-containing protein: protein MDMDRIACYRAISTRDARFDGRLFVGVKTTGIYCRPICPARTPKFENTSFYPSAAAAQEAGFRPCLRCRPETSPDLAFWRGTTNTVSRALALIEAGGLDEADVEGLANRLGVGARQLRRLFRQHVGASPIAVAQTRRILLAKQLIHETSLPMAEVALAAGFNSVRRFNETFLEMFGRSPAKLRRIRDKPRREAGALSVRLPYRPPYDFDAMLSFLSLRAIPGVEVVSENTYRRTIAIGDDCGVISVAPADKNRVNVAVRFPNMAALPQIIARVRRVFDLAADPDTIGTHLALDSLLAPLVAARPGLRVPGAWDGFELAVRAIFGQQITVPAATKLLGRLVEAHGVPLPAATRDGEGLSHLFPSPARIAKADVAVLGMPNARAMAVTSLAQAISADPAIFSRGASLEEAIAKLRSLPGIGEWTAQYIAMRELREPDAFPAADIGLLRAMVSADGSRPSPTELLSRAERWRPWRAYAALHLWAAGTTRPTASGKVNEREAA from the coding sequence ATGGATATGGACCGCATTGCCTGCTACCGCGCGATTTCGACCCGCGACGCCCGCTTCGACGGCAGGCTGTTCGTCGGCGTCAAGACCACCGGAATCTATTGCCGGCCGATCTGCCCCGCGCGCACCCCAAAATTCGAAAACACCTCGTTCTATCCCTCCGCCGCGGCGGCCCAGGAGGCCGGTTTCCGTCCCTGTCTGCGCTGCCGGCCGGAAACCTCGCCCGATCTCGCGTTCTGGCGCGGCACCACCAATACTGTGTCGCGTGCGCTCGCGCTGATCGAAGCCGGCGGCCTCGATGAGGCCGACGTCGAAGGGCTCGCCAACCGGCTCGGCGTCGGCGCGCGCCAATTGCGACGGCTGTTTCGCCAGCATGTCGGGGCTTCCCCAATCGCGGTGGCGCAGACAAGGCGGATATTGTTGGCCAAACAATTGATCCACGAGACCTCATTGCCGATGGCCGAGGTTGCGCTCGCCGCAGGCTTCAACAGCGTCCGCCGCTTCAACGAGACCTTCCTCGAGATGTTCGGACGCTCGCCTGCCAAACTGCGGCGCATCCGCGACAAGCCAAGACGCGAAGCCGGCGCGCTGTCGGTGCGTCTTCCCTATCGGCCGCCCTATGACTTCGATGCGATGCTGTCGTTTCTCAGCCTGCGCGCCATTCCCGGCGTCGAGGTCGTCTCGGAAAATACCTACCGGCGCACCATCGCGATCGGCGATGACTGCGGAGTGATCAGCGTCGCGCCCGCCGACAAGAACCGGGTCAACGTCGCCGTGCGCTTCCCGAACATGGCGGCGCTGCCGCAGATCATCGCGCGGGTGCGGCGGGTGTTCGATCTCGCCGCCGATCCCGATACCATCGGGACCCATCTCGCGCTCGACTCATTGCTCGCGCCGCTGGTCGCGGCACGGCCGGGCTTGCGTGTGCCCGGCGCGTGGGATGGATTTGAGCTTGCGGTGCGCGCGATCTTCGGTCAGCAGATCACCGTTCCCGCGGCGACAAAATTGCTCGGCAGGCTGGTGGAGGCGCACGGTGTGCCGCTGCCGGCGGCGACCAGGGATGGCGAGGGCCTCAGCCATCTATTCCCGTCGCCCGCGCGCATCGCAAAAGCCGATGTTGCCGTGCTGGGTATGCCGAATGCCCGGGCGATGGCGGTGACATCGCTGGCGCAGGCCATCTCCGCTGATCCCGCGATCTTCAGCCGCGGCGCGAGCCTGGAAGAAGCGATCGCAAAACTGCGCTCGCTGCCGGGCATCGGCGAATGGACCGCGCAATATATCGCGATGCGCGAATTGCGCGAACCGGATGCCTTTCCCGCCGCCGACATCGGCTTGCTGCGCGCGATGGTTTCGGCTGATGGAAGCCGCCCGTCGCCCACTGAGCTGTTGTCACGCGCCGAGCGGTGGCGGCCGTGGCGCGCCTATGCCGCCTTGCATTTGTGGGCCGCGGGAACTACGCGTCCAACCGCGTCGGGGAAAGTCAATGAGCGCGAAGCCGCCTGA
- a CDS encoding methylated-DNA--[protein]-cysteine S-methyltransferase, translating into MSAKPPETFCLDRLQTPIGIALLVTDADGALRALDWEDYEARLRQLLRLQYGAAILRDAPAPEEVKAALRSYFAGDLDSLKTIKWRLAGTPFQRKVWTALTAIPPGTTTSYGALAAQLGMPQAVRAVGHANGSNPISVVVPCHRVIGANGSLTGYGGGLPRKRWLLEHEGVVLKVARGSAVAA; encoded by the coding sequence ATGAGCGCGAAGCCGCCTGAAACATTTTGTCTCGACCGGCTGCAAACGCCGATCGGGATAGCCCTGCTGGTCACCGACGCCGACGGTGCATTGCGCGCGCTCGACTGGGAGGATTATGAGGCACGTCTGCGCCAATTGCTGCGGCTGCAGTATGGCGCGGCGATCCTGCGGGATGCACCGGCTCCGGAAGAAGTCAAGGCGGCGTTGCGAAGCTATTTTGCGGGCGATCTCGATTCTCTTAAGACGATAAAGTGGCGGCTCGCCGGCACCCCGTTCCAGCGCAAGGTCTGGACCGCGCTGACGGCGATCCCACCCGGTACGACGACGAGCTATGGCGCGCTGGCCGCCCAGCTCGGCATGCCCCAGGCGGTGCGCGCGGTCGGCCATGCCAACGGCTCCAACCCGATCAGCGTCGTCGTCCCCTGTCACCGCGTGATCGGCGCCAATGGTTCGCTGACCGGCTATGGCGGCGGGCTCCCGCGCAAGCGATGGCTGCTTGAGCACGAAGGCGTGGTGTTGAAGGTGGCGAGAGGCAGTGCGGTTGCGGCGTAA
- a CDS encoding [protein-PII] uridylyltransferase, with protein sequence MDSVVTQPRSEADDRFDTARITAAVDALAEKHVGREDLFRAATAQLLKAELIAARATAQAVLLKDRHGRRCAERLCFVQDEIIRILFQAATQHLYRSPVPSGAERMAVVATGGYGRGLMAPESDIDLLFILPYKQTAWGEQVAEAILYCLWDMGLKVGHATRSVDESIRQARGDMTIRTAILETRFLAGDQPLYNELVARFDKEVVQGTANEFVTAKLAEREERHRRAGQSRYLVEPNVKDGKGGLRDLHTLFWIAKYVYRVRETDELLERGVFDAQEYRTFRRCADFLWSVRCNIHFLSGRAEERLSFDMQREIAIRLGYTSHPGMQDVERFMKHYFLVAKDVGDLTAILCAKLEDQQAKPAPVLSRMMARLRPGMNRRRVPGSDDFIVDNNRINLAAPDVFKHDPVNMIRIFRLAQKNNLAFHPDAMRTVTRSLKLINTELRENPEANLLFMEILTSNDAEIVLRRMNETGVLGHFIRAFGKIVSMMQFNMYHHYTVDEHLIRCIGYLQEIERGGNDEFIVASDLMRKIRPEHRSVIYIAVLLHDIAKGRPEDHSIAGAKVARRLCPRLGFNTADTELVAWLIEQHLTMSTVAQSRDLSDRKTIENFAAVVQSVEQMKLLTILTTADIRGVGPGVWNGWKAQLLRTLYYETEPVLTGGFSEVNRARRIALAQAEFAAAFTEWPEQELNAYIARHYPAYWLKVELPRKLRQARFIRASEQAGHKLAINVGFDEARGVTELTILATDHPWLLSIIAGACASAGANIVDAQIYTTTDGRALDTIAITREYDRDEDEGRRATRIGEMIEDVLEGKLRLPEVVARRSVSRSKVRPFVVEPEVTINNAWSDRYTVIEVSGLDRPGLLYQLTTAISKLNLNIASAHVATFGERARDVFYVTDLLGAQINAPTRQAAIKSALIHLLANDDAAAA encoded by the coding sequence ATGGACAGCGTCGTGACACAACCCCGATCCGAGGCCGACGATCGTTTCGATACCGCGCGGATTACCGCAGCCGTCGACGCGCTTGCCGAAAAGCACGTCGGGCGCGAGGACCTTTTTCGCGCCGCCACCGCGCAACTGCTAAAGGCCGAGTTGATCGCGGCGCGTGCCACCGCGCAAGCCGTGCTGCTGAAGGACCGGCACGGCCGGCGCTGCGCCGAACGATTGTGCTTCGTCCAGGACGAGATCATCCGCATCCTGTTCCAGGCCGCGACGCAGCATCTGTATCGGTCGCCGGTCCCCTCCGGTGCCGAGCGCATGGCGGTGGTCGCCACCGGCGGCTATGGCCGCGGCCTGATGGCGCCGGAATCCGACATCGATCTGTTGTTCATCCTGCCCTACAAGCAGACCGCCTGGGGCGAGCAGGTCGCCGAAGCGATTTTGTATTGCCTGTGGGACATGGGGTTGAAGGTCGGCCACGCCACCCGCTCGGTCGACGAATCGATCCGGCAGGCGCGCGGCGACATGACCATCCGCACCGCGATCCTGGAGACCAGGTTCCTCGCCGGCGACCAGCCGCTGTATAATGAGTTGGTGGCGCGGTTCGACAAGGAAGTCGTGCAGGGCACCGCTAACGAATTCGTCACCGCCAAACTCGCCGAGCGCGAGGAGCGCCACCGCCGCGCCGGGCAATCGCGCTATCTGGTCGAACCCAATGTCAAGGACGGCAAGGGCGGCTTGCGCGACCTGCACACGCTGTTCTGGATCGCGAAATACGTCTATCGCGTGCGCGAGACCGATGAGCTGCTGGAACGCGGCGTGTTCGACGCGCAGGAATACCGCACCTTCCGCCGCTGCGCCGATTTCCTGTGGTCGGTCCGCTGCAACATCCATTTCCTATCGGGACGCGCCGAAGAGCGGCTGTCGTTCGACATGCAGCGCGAGATCGCGATCCGGCTCGGCTATACCTCGCATCCCGGCATGCAGGATGTCGAACGCTTCATGAAGCACTATTTCCTGGTCGCCAAGGACGTCGGCGATCTCACCGCGATCCTGTGCGCCAAACTGGAAGATCAGCAGGCCAAGCCAGCGCCGGTGCTGAGCCGGATGATGGCGCGGCTGCGGCCCGGCATGAACCGGCGGCGGGTGCCCGGCAGCGACGACTTCATCGTCGACAACAACCGCATCAATCTCGCAGCCCCCGATGTCTTCAAGCACGATCCGGTCAACATGATCCGGATTTTTCGATTGGCGCAGAAGAACAATCTCGCCTTTCACCCCGACGCCATGCGCACGGTGACGCGGTCATTAAAACTGATCAATACGGAGCTGCGGGAAAATCCGGAAGCCAACCTTTTGTTCATGGAAATCCTGACATCGAACGACGCGGAAATCGTGCTGCGGCGCATGAACGAGACCGGCGTGCTCGGCCATTTCATCCGCGCCTTCGGCAAGATCGTCTCGATGATGCAGTTCAACATGTACCACCACTACACCGTGGACGAGCATCTGATCCGCTGCATCGGCTATCTGCAGGAGATCGAGCGCGGCGGCAATGACGAATTCATCGTTGCCAGCGACCTGATGCGCAAGATCCGCCCCGAGCACCGTTCGGTGATCTACATCGCCGTGCTGTTGCACGACATCGCCAAGGGTCGCCCCGAGGACCACTCGATCGCCGGGGCGAAAGTGGCGCGGCGGCTGTGTCCGCGGCTCGGCTTCAACACCGCCGATACCGAGCTGGTGGCATGGCTGATCGAGCAGCATCTGACGATGTCAACGGTGGCGCAATCGCGCGACCTCTCCGACCGCAAGACCATCGAGAATTTCGCGGCGGTCGTGCAATCGGTCGAGCAGATGAAGCTCTTGACGATCCTGACCACCGCCGATATCCGCGGCGTCGGTCCGGGGGTCTGGAACGGCTGGAAGGCGCAGCTGTTACGCACGCTGTACTACGAAACCGAGCCGGTGCTCACCGGCGGCTTCTCGGAAGTCAACCGCGCGCGGCGCATCGCGCTGGCGCAGGCGGAATTTGCCGCGGCGTTCACGGAATGGCCGGAGCAGGAGCTCAACGCCTATATCGCGCGGCACTATCCGGCATACTGGCTCAAGGTCGAACTGCCACGCAAACTTCGCCAGGCCCGCTTCATCCGCGCCAGCGAGCAGGCCGGCCACAAGCTCGCGATCAATGTCGGCTTCGACGAGGCGCGCGGCGTCACCGAACTGACGATTCTGGCGACCGACCATCCCTGGCTGCTGTCGATCATCGCGGGCGCCTGCGCGTCGGCCGGCGCCAACATCGTCGATGCGCAGATCTACACCACGACCGACGGCCGCGCGCTCGACACTATTGCCATCACCAGGGAATACGACCGCGACGAGGACGAGGGACGGCGCGCCACGCGGATCGGCGAGATGATCGAGGATGTGCTGGAAGGCAAATTGCGTCTGCCCGAAGTGGTGGCGCGCCGCTCCGTCAGCCGAAGCAAGGTACGCCCGTTCGTGGTCGAGCCTGAAGTCACTATCAACAACGCCTGGTCGGACCGCTACACCGTGATCGAGGTCTCGGGCCTCGACCGGCCGGGCTTGCTCTATCAACTGACCACCGCGATCTCGAAACTCAACCTCAACATCGCCTCCGCCCATGTCGCGACCTTCGGCGAGCGCGCCCGCGACGTGTTTTACGTTACCGACCTGTTGGGCGCGCAGATCAACGCGCCGACCCGGCAGGCCGCGATCAAGAGCGCGCTGATCCATTTGCTCGCCAACGACGATGCGGCCGCTGCGTGA
- a CDS encoding nuclear transport factor 2 family protein → MTDAEIQDFVTRFAAAWAARDGKAFLDLWHPEGLLHTPMVGRTIKGSELDRLLQVQIAAAPDFVWQLLDWTSRGDVLIVEWQTTRIVNGQRFSWRGVDKFRLKAGKIIEEVVYCDTAPLRALRTGETLEPVTKF, encoded by the coding sequence ATGACCGACGCAGAGATCCAGGATTTTGTCACGCGCTTCGCCGCCGCCTGGGCGGCGCGGGACGGCAAGGCCTTTCTCGATCTTTGGCATCCGGAGGGACTTTTACATACGCCGATGGTGGGTCGAACGATCAAGGGAAGTGAGCTTGACCGCCTGCTCCAAGTACAGATCGCCGCCGCACCTGATTTCGTCTGGCAATTATTGGACTGGACCTCGCGCGGCGATGTCTTGATCGTGGAGTGGCAGACCACGCGCATCGTCAATGGTCAGCGCTTCAGCTGGCGCGGCGTCGACAAATTCCGTCTGAAGGCCGGCAAGATCATCGAGGAAGTGGTCTATTGCGATACCGCGCCGCTGCGTGCGCTACGCACCGGCGAGACGCTGGAGCCGGTCACCAAATTCTAG
- a CDS encoding ABC transporter substrate-binding protein, with product MRNGIFHLVTGTAVAIALSAAPALAQKKYDTGATDTEIKIGQTAPFSGPASAYATISKTQAAYFKMINDQGGINGRKINLIQYDDAYSPPKAVEQVRKLVESDEVLLTFQLIGTPSNAAVQKYLNAKKVPQLFAATGASKFTDPKNFPWTMGFNPNYFVEGRIYGQYILKQYPDAKVGILYQNDDLGKDYLNGIKAGLGDKAQTMVVAEASYEVSDPTIDSQILKLKSAGADLFFSASTPKFAAQAIKKNFELGWKPVHILDINATSVGATMQPAGLEASKGVISVNYGKDPLDPSWKDDAGMKKYFEFMAKYYPEGDKNSNFNTYGYSTAQLMAHVLQQCGDDLTRENVMKQATSLKNVVLDLALPGILANTTPTDYRVNKQLQMMKFNGERWELFGPIIEDTGAAG from the coding sequence ATGAGGAACGGCATTTTTCATCTGGTCACCGGGACGGCGGTTGCCATCGCGCTGTCGGCAGCGCCTGCTTTGGCGCAGAAGAAATACGACACCGGCGCCACCGATACCGAAATCAAGATCGGCCAGACCGCGCCGTTCTCAGGACCTGCTTCCGCCTACGCCACCATCAGCAAGACCCAGGCGGCCTATTTCAAGATGATCAACGATCAGGGCGGCATCAACGGCCGCAAGATCAACCTGATCCAATATGACGATGCCTATAGTCCGCCTAAAGCCGTCGAGCAGGTGCGCAAACTGGTCGAAAGCGACGAGGTCTTGCTGACGTTCCAGTTGATCGGCACCCCCTCCAACGCCGCCGTGCAGAAATACCTCAACGCCAAGAAGGTCCCGCAACTATTCGCCGCCACCGGCGCCTCCAAGTTCACCGATCCCAAGAATTTCCCCTGGACCATGGGGTTCAACCCGAACTATTTCGTCGAGGGACGCATCTACGGCCAATACATCCTCAAACAATATCCGGACGCCAAGGTCGGCATCCTCTACCAGAATGACGATCTGGGTAAGGACTACCTGAACGGCATCAAGGCCGGCCTCGGCGACAAGGCGCAAACCATGGTGGTGGCGGAAGCCTCCTATGAGGTCTCCGATCCGACCATCGATTCGCAGATCCTGAAATTGAAGTCCGCCGGCGCGGACCTGTTCTTCAGCGCATCGACGCCGAAATTCGCGGCGCAGGCGATCAAGAAGAATTTTGAGCTTGGCTGGAAGCCGGTACACATCCTCGACATCAACGCCACCTCGGTCGGTGCGACGATGCAGCCGGCGGGGCTGGAAGCCTCGAAGGGCGTGATCAGCGTCAACTACGGTAAGGATCCGCTCGATCCGAGCTGGAAGGACGACGCCGGTATGAAGAAATATTTCGAGTTCATGGCGAAGTATTATCCGGAAGGGGACAAGAATTCGAACTTCAACACCTATGGCTACTCGACGGCGCAGTTGATGGCCCACGTGCTGCAGCAATGCGGCGACGACCTGACCCGCGAGAACGTCATGAAACAGGCGACCTCGCTCAAGAACGTCGTACTCGATCTGGCGCTGCCGGGAATCCTCGCCAATACCACGCCGACCGATTACCGGGTCAACAAGCAGCTGCAGATGATGAAGTTCAACGGCGAGCGCTGGGAATTGTTCGGTCCGATCATCGAGGACACCGGCGCGGCCGGGTGA